The sequence TACGACCGCCCCGTACGAATGGGAAAAAGTTATTGGGCTGCCTTGAAAGACAAGGTTATAAAGTGATAATATTAGATGAGTAAGTACCCCTGCATCGTAGATATATGAGATTAATTTTTTCAAACATTTTCGAGCAGCTTATTATTGGAGAAAGTAATGCTGAGAGGAGCGTTTCCGCTCGTCAATATAAATACATAAGCAACCGATAAATTGACGGACGATTGATAAACGCCGTTCCCAAAGTTGGGGGGCGGCTTTTTTTATATCTTTAAAAATATTGCGAGCCGTTAAATGTTATTCACGTTATTTCGATAATAATATTATTATGATGTATTAATAAATAATATATATTGAATATCATTATATTTAACGATGACTATTTTTAATCTCATTTTGGGATTGTAAACAAAGGTCAGATACAATCATAATCCTGTATCGAGTCTCCGGTAAATAGAAGTAATAATTTAGAAAGTTGCCGTTAGAATATCTCTGAATTTATTAACCGTACAAGAGAACAAAATAAATGTTAAAGTCGCTTTTATTAAACGCTTCGCTTCTGATAGCAATCGGGACGTTGTTTAACCTGCTCTATAATTTACGAAGGAAAAGCAAGCTTTTATTTGGCGTCCTTGTAGGGATATTATTTGGCTTATCGGCTATAGCGGGAATGAATTTGCCGTATCAATACGCGCCTGGCATCTTTTACGACGGACGCTCGATAATTTTAACTGTTGCCGGATTATTCGGAGGACCGGTCAGCGCCGCTATAGCGGTAGTCGTTGCTTCGATCTACAGAATTACGCTCGGCGGTCCCGGCGTTATAGCGGGCGTAGCTTCGATTATTGGTCCCGCTTTAACGGGCTTGTTGATACGCCGGTACTACAATAACAATCCGTTAAATTACTCAGTTGGCGTATTGTTCGTTGCCGGATTTCTTGGAAGCATTGTTATGTTGGCTTCCCAAACGCTGATAATACCGATACCGAGCGGATGGAATATTGTAAAACAAATATGGCTGCCGGTAATGATCGTTTTCCCTGTCGCCACGGTTTTGCTCGGATTAATTTTGTCAAATGAAGAAAAAAGGATTCATTCCGAACAATTATTGTCGCGCGAACGGGAAAAATTAAAACTGATTACCGATAACGTGACGGATGTGGTATGGCTTACCGATTTGAATTTTAGACCTACTTTTATAAGTCCTTCCGTGTCAAATCTTCTGGGATATTCCGTTGAAGAGTATTTGAAATTGAAAGTGGAAGATTTATATCCTCCCGAAATATTAATGCGTATAAATAAATGGTTGAACGAGGAGCTTGCCGAGGATAAAAGGGCGGATGCCGATAAAAACAGAAACAGGATTTATGAAATTCAACAGTACAGAAAAGACGGAAGCCTGGTAGAACTGAGCGTCAACGTGAGATTTTTAAGGAACGAATACGGAGAACCGGTAGGATTAATCGGCGTTTCGAGAGACGTTACCGAGAAAAAGAAAAACGAAAAAGTTAAAGAAATACTCTACGACGTTTCCAGAATTTCCGCCGCCGAAATCGGTCTGGTTGAATTTGCGTCGCATATTCACAAGCAAATTAAAAGTATATTAAGAGCTGAGAATTTTTATATCGCCCTCTACGATAAAGAGACCGATCTTTACAAGTTTATCTATCACACAGATAAATATGACGAGTATGTTGTTAACGAGCCGGTCAGCTTGAAAGACGGACTTACCGATTATGTAAGGAAAAATGCAAAGGCTAGTTTGATTTCCCGTTCCGAAGACGAAAAACTGAGAGAAAAAGGCGTAATTAATCTTGTAGGTCGCGAAGCCGTTATCTGGATGGGCGCTCCCATAATAAACTCTTCCCGCGGTGAAGTTATAGGAGTAATTGCGCTGCAGGATTATGAATCCGAAAATGCATACACGGAAGACGATTTACGCACTCTCGAAATTATTGCCTCTCAACTCGGTTTGTTTATCGACCGCGTTAAAATTCTGGAAGAACTGAAAATTGCCAAAGAAAAAGCAGAGCTTTCCGACAGACTCAAAACCGAATTTATGGCGCAGATGTCGCACGAAATCAGAACTCCCATCAATATCATTACAGGGAGCATGCAATTGATAATGGATGAACTTCCCGATAAAAAAAATCCGGAAATCGAAGAGCTTTTCGACAGTATTAATATCGCCGCTGCGCGCATAATCAGAACCATCGATATGATACTCAATTATTCCGAACTTCAAACCGATTCGTACGAAACAAACATTAAGATTCTCGATCTGGAAGAAATTCTGAAGAAAAAATTAGTCGGGGAATTTAAAATTTCGGCGCAAAGCAAAGGCATAAATCTTAAATACGAGTGCAATGCAAAGAATACGAGAATCAGAGGAGACGAATACAGCGTGCATCAGATATTTGCCAATCTGATTGACAATGCCCTCAAATATACTCACGAAGGGGAAGTAAAAATCACCGTGACGGAAACCGGGAATAAAGTAAAAGTGGAAATTTCGGATACGGGCATCGGCATGAGCGAAGATTTTTTGAAAAAAATATTTACGCCTTTTACACAGGAAGAAAGCGGTTATACCAGATTGTACGACGGCAATGGACTGGGATTGGCATTGGTAAAAAAATATTGTCAATTGAACAAAGCTGTAATCGACGTAAAGAGTAGAAAAGGCGAAGGTTCGGTTTTCTCAGTTCTGTTCGATAAAATAGGGTAGTTTGCTTTCTGACTACTCTGTACTTTTATTAAAAAGTATTGCCGGAAAATATAAACAACGTTTAAGTTTACTATTCTGAGTTGCTCAATACTTTTCGATAAAATTATATAAAAGCCCGGACATTCCGGGCGCTTATAATTTGAAGGTTCCGTTTCGGTAATCGATGGCTTCTGCAGCGTTGATTCAAAAAAAACGGACAAGGATAAATTTCCCTGTCCGTTTAATTAAATTTAGAGAATGTTCTACAGCTCGTCTATAATCTTATTCAATACGGCGCATGGTCTCATCACAGCCGAGGCTTTGATATCGTCGGGCAGGTAATACCCTCCGATGTCGACCGGTTTGCCCTGAATCGATATCAAGTCGTTCATTATTTTATCTTCGTTCGAAGAGAGTTCTTTGAATATTTTTTCGAATCTCTTTTTCAATTCGGCGTCTGCATCTTGATTTGCAAGTTCTTCCGCCCAATAGAGAGCCAGATAGAACGAACTGCCGCGGTTGTCGATTTCGCCGGCTTTGCGCGACGGCAACTTTCCGTTTTCCAAATATTTACCGATTGCTTTGTCCAGAGTTTCAGCCAAGACTTTCGCCTTGCTATTTTTGGTCTTTTCGTAAACCATTTCGAATGACGGAACCAAAGCGCAATACTCGCCGAGCGAATCCCAGCGTAAGTGGTTTTCTTTAAGGAGCTGTTCTACGTGTTTGGGAGCCGAGCCGCCTGCGCCTGTTTCGAACAGTCCGCCGCCTTTCAATAACGGCACAATCGAAAGCATTCTGGCGCTCGTGCCCAGTTCGAGTATCGGGAATAAATCCGTCAAATAATCCCTCAGTACGTTTCCCGTGACCGAAATTGTGTCCAATCCTTTACGCGTACGTTCGCATGTATACTTCATCGCTTCGGTCGGCTTCATTATTTTAATTTCGAGCCCCGAGGTGTCGTGTTCCTGCAAATATTTATTTACCTTCGCAATAATTTCTCTGTCGTGAGCTCTGTTTTCGTCCAGCCAGAAGACGGCGGGAGTTGAAGAAGCCCTGGCTCTGTTTACGGCAAGTTTAACCCAGTCTTTAACGGCTTCGTCTTTGGTCTGGCACATTCTGAATATATCGCCGGCTTCGACTTTTTGCTCGAGCAAAATAGCGCCTTCGTTATCGACCACTCTTACGATTCCATCCGACTTCAATTCGAAAGTCTTGTCGTGCGATCCGTATTCTTCGGCTTTCTTAGCCATCAATCCCACATTCGAAACCGCGCCCATTGAAGCCGGGTCGAACTGTCCGTTTGCTTTAACGTCGTCGATCATCGCCTGGTACATTGTAGAGTAACTGCGGTCGGGTATCATTGCAATAGTATCCTGGAGTTCGTCGTTTTTGTTCCACATTTTTCCGCCGTCGCGGATTACAACTGGCATCGAAGCGTCGATTATCACGTCGTTAGGAACGTGCAAATTTGTTTTACCGATGCGCGAGTCGACCATCGCCAGATCGGGTCTGGTTTCGTAAACTTTGTTGATGTCATTCTCGATTTCAATTCGTTTTTCGTCGGGGAGTTTTTTCAATTTTTCGAGAACGTCCAACAGACCGTTATTTACGTTTGCTCCGATTTCTTTCAAAGTGTCGGCGTGTTTTTCGAGAGCGTCTTTGAAATAGACAGAAACGGCGTGTCCGAACATAATCGGGTCGGACACTTTCATCATCGTGGCTTTAAGATGGAGCGATAAAAGAACTCCGTCTTTCTTAGCTGCTTCAATCTGTTCTTCATAAAATTTTCTCAATTCCCTCACGCTCATAACGGCGGTGTCGATTATCTCTCCTTCCAATAATTCCAGCTTTTCTTTTAATGTTGTTGTATTGCCGTTTTTATCTACGAACTCAATTTTTACGACGTCGTTCTTGTCGAGAGTAAGAGATTTTTCCGAGCCGTAAAAATCTTTTTGATTCATGTGAGCCACCCGGGTTTTGGAATCTTTAGACCACGGCTTCATCATTTTGTGGGGATGTTTTTGAGCGAACTTTTTGACCGATGCGGCTGCCCTGCGGTCGGAATTGCCTTCTCTCAAAACGGGATTAACCGCGGAACCCAAAATTTTGGAGTACCTCTCGCGGATTTTTTTATCTTCATCCGAGCCGGGTTCATCCGGAAAGTCGGGCACTGAGTAACCTTTTTCCTGAAGTTCTTTAATTGCGGCTTTCAATTGCGGTATTGTTGCGCTGATATTCGGCAGTTTGATGATGTTTGCGTTCGGATCCTGAGTCAGTTTGCCGAGTTCGGCAAGATGGTCGTCGATTCTTTGTGCCTCGCTCAAATACTCGGGAAAAGCAGCCAATATCCTGCCGGCAAGCGAAATATCTTTTACTTCGAATTCGATTCCGGTTCCTTTTGTATACGACTGTAAGATCGGCAGCAGCGAATAACTTGCCAGCGCCGGCGCCTCGTCGGTTTTTGTCCACATTATTTTAAAACTCATAGTTTTTATTCCTCTTATGTTTCCGATTAGATTGATTATTTATCGCTTTAAAATACAGATTTAAGCGTAATTAATGAATAAAATTGAATACCGGGGCGCGGAATATTTTTTTGGTGGGGAAATTGTAATTGTGATTCATGCTGTTAATATGTATACGAAGATTTAATTAGTATATAAATTAGAAAAATATTTCTCAATTCCGGGGATTGAATTAAAGTCTCAGGCGAGTTTTTTAAAAGTTGTACTTAACTTGTCTGAGATCATTATGAAACGTAATAAATTTTGTTGATAATATATCGATATTTAATTAGCTTAATATTTGGTTACAGAATCTCGAGGGTTTTTTATGCGATTAGTGGCAATATTTATTTAATTTCCAATGCAGAAATATTTTTCCCAAAAGGTCTTATGGAGTTATAATTAATGAGGAATATGTTCAAATATCTAATGGGGTTGTTTATTATCATAGCTCTTACTGCTTGCGAAAGGAAAATAATTAATGAGCCGCCGGTAGTTGAAGTAGTGGATTTGCTGCCGCTTGAGGAGGGTCAGTTTACAATTAATCATTTTAGAGTAGGTCTTACTAATACCGGTCTACTGTCTATTTCTGGTCTTACTTACGAAGCAGGATTGTGGATCGGAATGGAGAAAAACGGCGAGATAAGAGGAAATCTGGTACATACGCAACCGCCGTATTCAAATTATATTGCGGAACAGGCGGGCAGGAAAATCGGAGTATACGCGCTCGAAGCGGGAACTCTTTACAATGCGGACGGTTGGCCTAGTGATCTGGAAGCTCCGAGGGATAGAATCGGACCGAAAATTTACGGAGATAAAATGTTGTGGACGGCTCTTCTGTCGGACACTACAATATCGGAACCGCTTGTTTACGCATATCCGATAAAAGATTTGCTCGTTACAGCCGCTGTCTATGCTTTTAATTCCGAAGATTTGAAAGATGTTTTTTTTATAAAATACTGCATCAAAAACTTAAGCTATGAAACATGGGAAAATCTGCGAGCCGGCTTTTTTACCGATACAGACATTGGATTTTCGTTAAACAACAAAACGGCGTATGACTCGATCAGACAAATTTCCTATACTTACGATACCCTAGACTTTAATGTGGCGGGTTATAAATTTTTGGAAACTCCAAAAAATAGCGGCGTCTACAGTCATAGGATAATGAGGAAGAACAATTATATCAATCCCGAGTTTGGCGAGTACAGCTTCAAAAGACCCGAACAAATAATGTATGTATTAAAAGGGCTCTCGAACGACGGTCAGCCGATGATAAATCCTGTTACGAATAAAGAAACGCTCTTTGCATTTACTGGCGATCCGATTACGCGCACAGGCTGGCTCGATTCGCCAGTAGACGTACGCAGCTTTTTATCGACCGGCGAATTTACTTTGAAACCCCGGGAGAAAGCCTGGATGACCGTAGTGTTTGTCTATCACAAAGGCAATAACCTTATGAACTCGATTAAAGAAATGAAACTGAAAATAGAAAGAATTAAAGCAAATAAAAGTCTCTGGGATTTTAAATAAACAAATATATTCTGACAGTTAAGTTTATCTGGTTTAGGTTAGGATTAAGATACGTAATTGTATATAAAATATTCTTCATAGGGTGTTAAGTTTTTAATTTTATTATCAAAGTTTAAATATCTTGATATATGCTAAAAATATTTGGCACAGATATATTAAAAGACGAATAGTTGACACAATAAGCGTTGTAACATATATTTACATTATTTCTCTAAACTTCGATGTATGAATCATGCCGTTTCAACTGGCAGAAAATATTGTACTGTTATTAGCGCTCTCAACTCTCTATAATTTTTTTTATAACATTCATACCAAAGATGATAGACTCTTCAAAGTAATTTTAGGAATAGCCAGTGGCTTAATGACTATTATAAGCATGTATTTTACAGATAATTATACAAATACAATGCTGCTTGACTCAAGTCCTGTAATAATATCGATGGCAAGTTTATTCGGAGGCAGTTTTAGCGCTTCTATTTCTGTGTTAACAGCTTGTGTATATAAAATATATTTTAGTAACGAGAGTGTCATTGCTGGTGTTATTACAATTATTGGTGCAGCGGCTGTGGGATTGGCATTTCGAGTTAAATTTCGCAACAAACCTGAAGATATTACAACATTATCTCTATACCTTCTTGGATTTACTGTTCAAATTATATCATTGTCCTCTTACCTGTTTTTTCTGTCTTTAACTAAAGGAATGCATTTATTTTCGGTTGTATGGTTGACGGCAATCTTAATTTATCCGTTCGTATCCATACTCGTTGGACTGCAACTTCGAAGCGTAGGGAGGCTGCACCGTATTAAAATTGAGCTAAAGGAAAAAGAAGAAGATTTAAGAATCACGTTTAATTCTATTGGAGATGCAGTAATAGTTACAGACACAAATGGCAACGTTGTGCGCTTAAATCCAGTTGCAGAACAACTGACAGGTTACAGCGTCGAAGAAGCCGTTAATAAACATATCGAAGAGATCTTCAAAATTTACAATTCATCGACTAATGAAAAAGCGGATAACCCCGTAGAAAAGGTTATTTCTACGGGCAAAGTTGTGGGGCTTGCAAATAGCGCCAAGCTTATTTCCAAGACAGGCCAAGAATATCAAATTACGGACTCCGTGGCTCCCATATTTGACGAAACCGGAAAATTCAAAGGGGTAGTATTAGTGATCAGAGACGTTACTGATGAATACAGTATGAAAGAAGCTCTGATTAAAAGCGAGGAAAAATTCAGAAGAGTTTTTGAAAACAGTATTGTTCCGGTAGTTGTTAGTCGACTAAAGGATGGTAAATATGTAGCTGTTAATAGAGCCTTCCTCAGAATGATGAATTTTACAGAAGAAGAGGTTATCGGAAAAACATCGCTCGAATTAAATACATGGGCGAATCTTGATGACAGAAAAACATTTGTAGATAGCCTTATAGAAAAAGAGAGTGTTGAAAATTTTAAAGCCAAGTTTAGAACAAAAAACGGGGATTTCAAAATTGTTTTGATATCTGCTAATACATTCTTGTTTAATGGGGAGCCCCATATAATTAGTGTTATGAATGACATTACGGATCTTAAAGAATCAGAGAGGCAGCTTGAAATTTATCGCAAAATTTTAGAGAAGTCATTAAACGAAGTATATATTATTGACGCCGGCGCATTAAATTTTATACATGCTAATGATTCAGCTCTAAGAAACTTAGGATACAGCCTGGAAGAACTTAGGGAAATGACGCCTATTGACATAAAACCAGAATTCACAAAAGAATCATTTGAAAAATTAATTACACCACTAAGAAAAGGCGATAAAAATGAAATAAAATTTGAAACTGTCCATAAACGGAAGGATGGAAGTATTTACAATGTTGAAGTTCATCTGCAGCTTATAAGTGTCGAGGAAACGTCTTATTTCACTGCAATAATTCTTGACATAACTGATAAAAAAAAGTATGAAGAAGATTTAGTCAAAGCCAAAGAAAAAGCTGAGGAAATAAATAGGTTAAAATCTATATTCTTTGCTAATATGAGTCATGAATTGAGAACTCCGTTCGTTGGTATTATTGGTTACTCAGAACTTCTGTTGGATATTATAACTGATCCTGATGCACGGCAAATGGTTGAAGGTATACTGGAGTCTTCCAAAAGAATGAAAGATACTTTAACAAAAATTTTACAATTAACACAGATGGAATTTGAAGGTTATAGTATAAAAATCAGACCATTTGATATTAGGTCTATGATAAACGAAATAATAGCGAATTATAGAAGGGAAGCGCAGAAGAAAAATATTGTTATTTCTAGTAATATTAGTGTAAAAAATAATTTGATAATGTCCGACGAGCATTTACTCTATGAAATAATTTCAAATATACTTGATAACGCCATCAAGTATACCAATGAAGGAAGTGTCGATATTATTATAAATGATTTTAATAGAGATAATAAAGTGTATTTAAAAATCCTTATAAAAGATTCAGGAATAGGGATCGCTAAGGAAAAAATAGATGTGATTTGGGATGAGTTCCGGCAGTTGAGCGAAGGATACGGAAGAGAATATGAAGGAGTCGGATTAGGACTGTCTATAGTAAAAAAATATGTAAAATTACTTAACGGTGAAATATTCGTTGAAAGCCGTTTAGGAGAAGGGAGTGTGTTTAGCGTAGAGGTGCCAATTGAATATGATAAAGGGTAATTAGGTTAAATAGATTTAGGAGAATGGATGAAAATACTGCATGTAGAAGACAATAGGCAAACACTGGATATCGTTAAAAGAATATTATCGAGATTTTATACAGTTGATAATGCTGAAAATGCTGAAACTGCAATATCAAAGGTGAATGAAACTGAATACGATCTGTTAATCGTTGACATTCATTTAGGCAAGGGAATGAATGGTATAGAGTTAATACAAGAAATTAAAAATTAAAAGGTTATGAACATGTGCCTTGTTTAGCTTTAACTGCTTATGCTTCAGAACGGGATCGGGAATACTTACTAAGTGAAGGATTTACGTATTTTCTGGCAAAACCATTTTCGATGAATGAGCTTGTCGATAAAATAAAAGAGATCGAAAAATGCAGTAAAAATGTTATAGAAAATAATAGACAGTATTAAAATTATATGGTTTATACTTTCTCTATGGAAAGAATAGTTGCTTGTATTTTATGAAAAGAGTACATCGGTAAATATGCCATGGTAATTTAAATCAATTTAAACAAAAAAATAATGATATTAGAGGGTTTTCGGATTTGGTCCCGCCTATGGCGGGATAAACTCCGGGACTTATGAAGAGTATTAATCGGTAAGCATATACTGATAAATTAGTCGATTTAAAATAAAAAACCCGGTAATTAAACCGGGCTACCAGAGCTGGCGAAGGGACTTGAACCCCCGACCTGCTGATTACAAGTCAGCTGCTCTACCAACTGAGCTACGCCAGCATTAAACAAAAAACCTAAAGTCAGCAGCTCTACCTCCGTCGGCTGACGGATGAGCTACGCCAGCATTAAACAAAAAACCTAAAGTCAGCAGCTCTACCTCCGTCGGTTGACGGAGGAGCATTCAACTTTTTAAAATTGACGTCTGCAAATCTACTAAATTATCCTATTTGAGTGCAATATCGAACGGAATTTTTTTTTATCTTTGCCGACAAGTATAAATCTTACAACTATGACCAAAAACGAACTGAAATATTATTCATCGCTACAAAAAAAGAAATACCGAAAAGCGGAGAAAAAATTTCTTGTAGAAGGGGCTAAATTAATCCGTGAAGCTATTGATTCGGAATTTCGATGCGAAATTGTATTCTATACTAATCAGTTTGAAGAAAAATTCGGTGAGTTCCAGGAGTATCTCAAAAGCAAAGGATGTAAGTCGGAATTAATATCCCAAAAGGAATTGGAAAAACTGAGCGACACGGAATCGCCGCAAGGGATAATCGGAATCTTCAATGAAAAAACCGACTTCTTATCGCACTCAAACCCTAAATTCCTGCTGGCGCTCGAAGATATCTCCGATCCGGGAAATATGGGCGCCATTATCAGAAATGCCGATTGGTTCGGACTGAAAAAAATTATTGCAAGCAAAGACTGCGCGGAAATTTATAATCCGAAAGTAATAAGAGCCTCGGCGGGGTCGGTTTTTCATTTGGAGATTTTATACTCTGATGATTTTTATGAATTTCTTTTGAGACTCAAACAAGAAGGGCATAGTATTCTTACGGCGGATTTGAATGGCGAAAGCGTTTATGAATTTACGCCCGGAGACAAAATTATATTGACTCTTTCTAACGAAGCCAAAGGACCGTCCGATAAATTGAAATCGATTACGGACAATTCAATTACAATTCCGGGACGCGGTAAAGCGGAATCGTTGAATGTAGCTGCGGCGTCGGCTATCCTGATTTCGGAATTGGCTCGTAAAATTTAATCGAAAAATTCCCACGCAACACCGAATCTTACCGAGCGCTCCTGCTTGGGATAATAGGGAACTATGAAGTATTTGGAGTTTAGCAAATTCTCGAAAACAAAATAGAGAATGGCGCGCTCCTGCAATTGACCCGCCAGGAAAAAGTCGATTTGATTCGAGGACTTGAATAAATAATCGTCGTCTTTGTAAATCGGCCAGGAAGCCGAAATCATTTTTTCTAAATCATAATAAATGCCCGGTCTTCTTCCGTAGATGTAAAAATTAAATCCGGTTTTTAAATTAAGATTATTATTGAAGAGGGTGTCGACGTAATAGATTCCTCCCGTCGATATGATTTCCGGAAGACCGAGCGAATTTCTTCCTTCCCGGTTGAAATAATAACTTGAATTGGTTTCGAACAGAAATTTCCAGAGCTTTAATGAGGCGCGTAAATTCGCGCCGTCTATTAAAATATTCTTGGAAATGAAACCGGATTCTGTCATGATTAATCTATTCTTGATATCCTTTCTAAAGTATGAAGCTTCGGCGTTCATCAGAGGAGAATAATAAGATAATTTGATTTCGACATTATGATAGATTTGTTTGTCGGATTCGCCGAATAAACTTTTCTCGTACGGATTATACGGTTTGCTGAAATTCGAATAGCCTGCGTAGAATATAAATCCTGACAAAATTCTCAGACTGAAATCCGCTCCGTATCCCAAATGGGAATCGCCGTTGTAATTCAGGTATTTTCCGAAGAACGAAAGTTTGAGTTTTCCTCTCATTATTTCCGTTGCGCCGATTAAAGAGGAAGCGAGAACCGTTAGTTTATCCTCGTCGATAAGCGGCGACGAAAAAGAAGTATATTCAAACTGATTAATCGAAAAGAGTTTGAAGGCGCCAAAGTTTAGCGACTGGTTGTAATTCAAACCGGCGCTCATCGAACCGTTGTCGCGAATTATTGTGTCTATGCCTGATTGCGTTATAAAATATGTCGTATCGTTTTGTCTGTATTCGTTCAGATGCGAGCGCAGAAAGAACGAAATTTTATACGGCGCATTCGAACCCAGGTAGGATTTTATTCCCGCGTCGAAGTATCGAAGCGTCGACTTTTGATACCTATAATAGAAATTAACCGGCGCGAGTATCGGATTATAAATTACGGGATTTTCATAGTCGAAAGGCGATGAAACGGCGGAATCGATATTTACTCCGCCGTTTAACTGCGTAATTGTTTTGGAATATTTATACGATAAAAATGTAAACGAGGAATCGTTTAATTTGTAACGGGCTCTCAGCGCAAATGACCAAAGCCCGTAATCGCTGTTTGGATAGCGGGGGCTTGTGCTTTGATTTGTAAGTTCAAACGATATATTTAATTTTTCCGCAAAGTTAGAACTGAAGTATCCGTCGATAAAACCTTCGTCGTATGGCGCCTGATAATAACGCAATCGCGTATACGGTCTTTCATGCAAATATTTTCTTGATACGAAATTTATTGCTGTGGAATTATTATTCGCGCCGTATAAAAAACCTCTCGCCAGAGGAATTAATTCGATTTTCTCGAGGCTTTCGGATTGGAATAAATTTAAGTCGAAGGCGTTAAAGATTCGGTCGTTAAGAAAAACTCCGTCGTTTAAAACTGAAATATTATTAAAGCCTTCTCCATATAAAATATATTCGCTCGGCTGTCCCACCGTACCCAGATCTCTCAAAAATCCGAAAGGCATTAATTTGAAAAAATCGCCGGGGTACCTGTAGTCGGAAAAATTGATATATTTTTTTGAAATCGAATTGTCGTTTATGTCGATTAAATCGTCCGTCTTGTGAAGAGTGGAGTCCGTTTGTCCTTTGATAATCACAAAAGAGATTATAACCAGAGCTAAAATTCTTCTCATCGTTCTTATTATTTTCTTAGTGCAAAGATAGTTTTAATTATTTAATCAAAAAAGCGTGAAATCTATTGATTAATTATTAGCCTTTGACATAAATCAAAATGTTGATAAAAAAGACAAAAAATGTTTGTTTTAAGTTGAAAAATTGTTAAATTTTGTACGTCTGCGAAAAGCAGGAATGTAAAACATTCAATAATAAAAGGAGTAATCCTATGCCAATGACAAAGAGTCAAATTGTAGACCACATGGCAAAGAAGACCGGGCTTACAAAAAAACAAACAGCTCAGTTCTTGGAAGAGTTTATAGCTCTGGCTTACAAAGAAGCTAAAAAAGAGTTTCTTATTCCCGGTCTGGGTAAAGTAGTTCTTGTTAAAAGAAAAGCTCGCAAAGGAAGAAATCCCCAAACAGGCGAAACAATTAAAATTCCTGCAAAGAAAGTTCTCAAATTCAGATTCGTTAAAGCAGCTAAAGACGCTATCCTGGGAACAAAATAATAAGCTATCTTCGCTTTTACTATATCTTTGTTAAAAGAGGCTGATTTTCAGCCTCTTTTTATTTTCCCTCTATCGGTTTTAATTTTGTTTAACAGCTCGTTGTAAAGTTTTTCAGGGATGTTGCGGAGAATTTTAGTCGATAGTTTTTGGAAATCGCCGACGTGCGAATAAAAACCGACCGTAACATTCTGCGATTTATCATGAAGATAAATAGGACGTGTGGGAAAACCGCTGAAAATCCCCCCTTTCAATTCGTCGATATTTTTGTAATGAATGATTACCTTCTTTTTGCTCATAAAAAAGTCGCTGCACACCATCTTTTCGTTGTCCGCTTCGATTACAAACGGAAAAAGACGGTAGGTCTTTATGAAATATCTGTTGATGATGTAGATTATCAATCCGTTTATTGCGGCGGGAAAGACGAAATACCATTTCTC comes from Melioribacter roseus P3M-2 and encodes:
- a CDS encoding TrmH family RNA methyltransferase, giving the protein MPTSINLTTMTKNELKYYSSLQKKKYRKAEKKFLVEGAKLIREAIDSEFRCEIVFYTNQFEEKFGEFQEYLKSKGCKSELISQKELEKLSDTESPQGIIGIFNEKTDFLSHSNPKFLLALEDISDPGNMGAIIRNADWFGLKKIIASKDCAEIYNPKVIRASAGSVFHLEILYSDDFYEFLLRLKQEGHSILTADLNGESVYEFTPGDKIILTLSNEAKGPSDKLKSITDNSITIPGRGKAESLNVAAASAILISELARKI
- a CDS encoding HU family DNA-binding protein encodes the protein MPMTKSQIVDHMAKKTGLTKKQTAQFLEEFIALAYKEAKKEFLIPGLGKVVLVKRKARKGRNPQTGETIKIPAKKVLKFRFVKAAKDAILGTK
- a CDS encoding putative porin — encoded protein: MRRILALVIISFVIIKGQTDSTLHKTDDLIDINDNSISKKYINFSDYRYPGDFFKLMPFGFLRDLGTVGQPSEYILYGEGFNNISVLNDGVFLNDRIFNAFDLNLFQSESLEKIELIPLARGFLYGANNNSTAINFVSRKYLHERPYTRLRYYQAPYDEGFIDGYFSSNFAEKLNISFELTNQSTSPRYPNSDYGLWSFALRARYKLNDSSFTFLSYKYSKTITQLNGGVNIDSAVSSPFDYENPVIYNPILAPVNFYYRYQKSTLRYFDAGIKSYLGSNAPYKISFFLRSHLNEYRQNDTTYFITQSGIDTIIRDNGSMSAGLNYNQSLNFGAFKLFSINQFEYTSFSSPLIDEDKLTVLASSLIGATEIMRGKLKLSFFGKYLNYNGDSHLGYGADFSLRILSGFIFYAGYSNFSKPYNPYEKSLFGESDKQIYHNVEIKLSYYSPLMNAEASYFRKDIKNRLIMTESGFISKNILIDGANLRASLKLWKFLFETNSSYYFNREGRNSLGLPEIISTGGIYYVDTLFNNNLNLKTGFNFYIYGRRPGIYYDLEKMISASWPIYKDDDYLFKSSNQIDFFLAGQLQERAILYFVFENLLNSKYFIVPYYPKQERSVRFGVAWEFFD
- a CDS encoding PAS domain S-box protein, with translation MPFQLAENIVLLLALSTLYNFFYNIHTKDDRLFKVILGIASGLMTIISMYFTDNYTNTMLLDSSPVIISMASLFGGSFSASISVLTACVYKIYFSNESVIAGVITIIGAAAVGLAFRVKFRNKPEDITTLSLYLLGFTVQIISLSSYLFFLSLTKGMHLFSVVWLTAILIYPFVSILVGLQLRSVGRLHRIKIELKEKEEDLRITFNSIGDAVIVTDTNGNVVRLNPVAEQLTGYSVEEAVNKHIEEIFKIYNSSTNEKADNPVEKVISTGKVVGLANSAKLISKTGQEYQITDSVAPIFDETGKFKGVVLVIRDVTDEYSMKEALIKSEEKFRRVFENSIVPVVVSRLKDGKYVAVNRAFLRMMNFTEEEVIGKTSLELNTWANLDDRKTFVDSLIEKESVENFKAKFRTKNGDFKIVLISANTFLFNGEPHIISVMNDITDLKESERQLEIYRKILEKSLNEVYIIDAGALNFIHANDSALRNLGYSLEELREMTPIDIKPEFTKESFEKLITPLRKGDKNEIKFETVHKRKDGSIYNVEVHLQLISVEETSYFTAIILDITDKKKYEEDLVKAKEKAEEINRLKSIFFANMSHELRTPFVGIIGYSELLLDIITDPDARQMVEGILESSKRMKDTLTKILQLTQMEFEGYSIKIRPFDIRSMINEIIANYRREAQKKNIVISSNISVKNNLIMSDEHLLYEIISNILDNAIKYTNEGSVDIIINDFNRDNKVYLKILIKDSGIGIAKEKIDVIWDEFRQLSEGYGREYEGVGLGLSIVKKYVKLLNGEIFVESRLGEGSVFSVEVPIEYDKG
- a CDS encoding response regulator; its protein translation is MKILHVEDNRQTLDIVKRILSRFYTVDNAENAETAISKVNETEYDLLIVDIHLGKGMNGIELIQEIKN